CGACTTCTTGGCACGTTAAGTCCCAGGAAGAGGacaaaaaatgtgcaaagtCATGCTAACACAGACAGAACGGTCCAGCCCGGTCAGTCCTCTCAGAGCAGCGAACGCCGAGGCTCGTACCAAGCATCGCGAGACTTCTGCGCGCCTCTGTGCGCTGGAATCGGAGAGTCGCGTCAAGCACCGCGAGATTCCAGTGTCTGTATAAAAGCGAGAGCGCAGCTCTCCGTCGTTTGCTTCGAGTTCACGCAGCCCGGCGAGCAGCGGAGGGTACGTAAACCACATTTTCGCGAGTTTACATACGTGAACAAGTATCATTTTGTTAGGTTTCCGTGGAGTTTGAGGCCAGAATGAACACTTTTAACGTTGTTTTTTGCCTCGCTCTGGTTTACACGGCATATAAGCTGAAAGAAAGTTAAGCTAACCGTTCAGATCTCAACAGGTTTTGGGTATTTGCAGTTAATATTCCCTCGTTTTGGGCTTGTGGGTTTGTGTAGCCATAATTCAGACGTTTTGTAAAGATTTTGACAGCTTTATTTGCAGGTTCTTCTTTcagcagaatgagagagatctAAAACTGATGTCTTACTTCGTTTAAGTAGTCGATAGAACATCATATCCGCACATTTTAGCACTTTTTTGAGTGGAAAAATAGTAGTTTAGTGCTCTTGGTTCCAAATGGGCTGCAATTGGCTTTTTTCTTGAGTGTAAAAAGACAGGAAATGCTGTATTCATAGACCTACTGCTGGCCCACTGAGTAAAATTCCGCTCCAGAAGGgaaaaaatccttcccaggattttgttccaacggcCTGGCTTCTCTAATTAGACCAAACCACCAGCAGCGCTGTCCAGGCagctggaacaaaatcctgggaaggatttttactttctggacctgaattgtACACCTCTgacaaatgtttacaaatgtttatatgCAGTAGTTATTATGTAGGTATGTACTCTGTATATTCATATACTCTGCATATTCATATCTGCACATGTACAGATATTCACCCATTGCCTGTTCTGTTTAGTATGTTACATGTCATACATGTGTGTAGTAAAGTCTAATTCCCTGTATGTGTAACATACTAGGCAGAATATAGTGATTCTGATTCAGATACAGATCTTGATACATGATGACTACgttggaaaatgtattttagaccTTCGTCTATTCACCGGAGACTCCGACACCTGTACATTTATGGGCCTTAACACAGCCATAAATGTTACGAAACTGAGGAAGTGCTTAAAGTACAAGCTTAAGTTTCATTCGTGTGGTGGATTTATGCAAAGCTCTGTCTGACGACTGAATGGGTTGAGTTAGTGGTTCTTATGAGTAATATTCCGTCTGCTTGCTCGGTGATCATACAGGCCAGGTACATATTTACTGGAAAGCTTCACTGCTTCGTTTTTAGCCTAACGTAATTTGTCCTTTTTGATTAGCTTAGTCATTGTACTATGTGCTTTtacacatttcctcttttttttaatgaattctcTGTTCCTGTTTTCAGTCCAACTGAAGAAAATGGCAGCTGGCAAAGCAAAGATCGGGCAGCTTGCTCCTGACTTCACAGCCAAAGCTGTGATGCCAGACGGCCAGTTTAAGGACCTCAAGTTGTCCGACTACAGAGGTATGAATCGGATATACAGTATGGGCACAATACTGCTATTGCAATTATACCACAGTATGTGGGTCTTTCTACAGAAACGTCAATTTCTGTGACCCTAGCTTTTAGAAGTATATTACACTTCTTAGTGTTACTTTTTTtctaacttttaaaaatgagttattttaacaattgcACCTTCTTGAGCCAACAAATGATCTAGAATttcaagcaccacagaagtgcttgtCCTCACGGTCATGAGTAAAGGGTGAGGACATatatgacaaagaaaacaaacgccaaataaatattaaagggaaatttgtgtgtgtatatgtgtatatacaagTTGTTGTCCCCAGGAgttgtcactggtgtcactgcataacaaaaaatctcttatttttaattaaaaattaaaaatcacttCCTTTTATCCATTTTCTGAGTAactgaagaaaagcacatggtaagtCCAGTGTCGTTTCAGTTATGAGAaattctcatttagctcatgatttcttAAGATTtgagctgaagtcactggtgtgaccgactttattcttaggGAGTtgtgagaaaatagaaatacaagtggattaaattccatattttagtggttGTACCATGATTGACCTGTGGTTTGATGCCACAGGTGTTACTTTGTGTTACACCAGTGAGGATCGACGACACCTATGCATGGATAGAAAAGTGGACGCTTCTATAGTGACCCATATTCAGATAGTCCTTGCAGTATGTGAACCTGTTTAACCGGTTAGATCCTaatcattattcagtaattacatggaaaacagTCTAATCTGCCTGACTTAGTCTTAAGACATAAGAGTTACTAATGCAGgtggagtttaagaggtttaTACACGATGCGATATGATGCGGTACACTGTCAGATTTCTGACATTTGCCTTGCACCACAGCTGCTCAGTTAAAAGGGGAAgaaaaagtaattggacagtcACATAAAACACCGTACAAGAATACACTCTTCACTTTCAACAGATTCCACAGGGCCCACTGCCACTAATATTGTATGTTAagtgtatatcgctgctgtctgaacaaaaccttgcatctccaaaatggtaactttacaggagaaggaaaaaccctaCTTTAAtgttaagtcaatggaaccagacatttttccaagtcgttttgggatgtttcttttgatccattcatcatgcagTTTACACAAGATGTAAAAAcgggcattttcagattatatcaaaaaccgaaaaacatcataaatggagatgcaagattttgttccgacaacagcgatatgttgccACAAACAGTCTAATCTGTCACATCTGACTGAGTTCAAGTGGTGTAAACACATTGGTAAGTCCTTGAAATGACATGGTTGTTAGACAGGCCTGTGCTATTTTGACCAAAACTTGGAATTGAATTACTTGATTCCTACAAACGTGCATAGAAATGCATCTCTGATTAGCTGGAATTTTGAGCTCAAAAATAAGTACATTTTGTAATTTGTTACAGGCTCATTTCCATATTAATGTCGGTGTGAAGCTCAATGAAAAGCATGATGCATAAATTCAGCTGTTTTGATTGGAGTGTCTGTTAGAGTGAACATGAGCAGTTGTGCTGTTGAGTTTCCTAACGGTTTGGCTTCCTTTTGTCTTTAGGGAAGTATGTAGTGTTTTTCTTCTACCCACTGGACTTCACCTTTGTGTGTCCCACGGAGATCATTGCCTTCAGTGACGCTGCTGAGGAATTCAAGAAGATCGACTGTGAGGTTATTGGTGCCTCTGTTGACTCACACTTTTGCCATCTGGCCTGGTGAGTAATTtgaaaagccaaaataaaaaaagcccaTATTCTATCACGTTTAACAGACTGCAGAAGTCTAAAGACTATTTCACCCGTCACACAGGATAAACACTCCTCGGAAACAAGGCGGTCTGGGACATATGAAGGTTCCTCTTGTGGCAGACACCCTCCGCTCCATCTCCAAAGACTATGGTGTGCTGAAAGAGGATGAGGGCATTGCTTACAGGTGTGttgggaaggaaaaaaacatttgaccagCTTTCCATCCAAAGATTTTATGTGAAACGGTCAACACATTTCAAATGGTGGCAGGAGCTTATCTCCTGAAGTTGTGCTGAAGTGCGTTTGGTCAGTATTTGACTAATATTGGCAAATTGCGGTTTCCATCCTCAAGACTTCATGCAAAAATATTAAGTTTGCCGATGTAGTACATGGAAATGGCTATCTTCAATATTGTCAAATACTGGCcaaacatttatttctgcaCTTGAATGCTGTGTAAACTACACTGTTGGAGATAAATTTAGTAAATTAAtcaaaagtaaatttaatgGAAATGAGCTTCCAGCAGCAAAACGTATCTATAGGCGTTTTCATCTTATCTGTTGCTACATGCATATAAAGTTGATGGAAGCCCAGCTGTTGACAGTTTTTCTCACACTGAAGAAAGTGGGATAGCAGAACCATCCTTGCATACTGGCCTTTAAAGTTCAGTATCAACCATTTCTTTCTCAGAGGCCTTTTCATCATTGACGACAAAGGCATCCTCAGGCAGATAACCATCAACGACCTGCCGGTGGGCCGCTCTGTTGATGAGACACTGCGTCTGGTCCAGGCCTTTCAGTTCACCGACAAACACGGAGAAGGTACAGTATAGTACAGAAACATGATCTTCAGGTGTGTCATCACCATGACACGATGAATTTTTCACTAGTCATCATGAGATGAATGAAACTAGTTTGCCGTGGTCACATGTGATCTTGGGTGCTATTTTGGGTGTGTGGTCATTGTGTGATTTTGACATGAGGATGTGGTCACGGCCTGAGAGCTTGAGTAAATGGTGTGATTAGCCAATGTGGGGCCAGATTTAACTAACCACAACTAAcccatttttctttcttgggAAATCTCATGACCCACCGCAGCTTTCATTCTCGCTGTTCATCTCTGGTCATGAATGTTGTAGGCAAAATGTATCGCAATATACATTAAAGTCAcatttcataattcaaataaacataaaaacaataaaaagtaacaatttcttgggtccatatttttccttgacaccttcacagccaccacagagacttgttaatatcatcaattacatcatgagctcaatttactgagcactgattggtcaaaccaggagctgctttttaactacatataatactgggcttcctcgaggagaggcttggaaaggGGTAAACAAATGCACTGACatcagaaaatcactattatatTGATATGTTAATTCATattctataaatgtttattcaaatattaacacttttctcagcaaataaacacaaactacacaaataaatagacttTGAGtttgtcttgggtgcctaagactttcacacagcactgtatgagCCTCATCGTCCCAGTGCGAAAACAAAAGcaagcttcagacaccaaacgtgtcttggctgatcaattaTAACTGGCGTAAGGGGAAATTTGTATAAACTAGACTGGACCATTGCTTTAATAATTAAACTAAACTGATCAGCCCCTCTGTTTGTTCTTTCTAGTTTGTCCAGCAGGATGGAAGCCCGGAAAGGACACGATCAAGCCCGACGTCCAGAAGAGCAAAGATTTCTTCtccaaacaaaactaaacagaTGAGACTCTCCTGCATAGTCTAGCAGGCCCCACACTGGCACTGTGCGTAGGACCTCAGTAACCTAATGACCCCGGTTAAAGAGTTGTGTAGCACTTGTAGGTGTTATGTGAGATCTTGAGCAGTGGAGTGGGAACATCAAGTGATGTCATAGACTATAGAAACACATCAGTGATGTTTTAGAGGCCTATTTTGTATGTTTACACTCGTCCTTTGTGGTATAAAGCTGTACTGTAGAGTGGGGACCAAACTTTCTGTGTTTGTACATTTCACATCAGTAAATACTGTTCAAACGGTTTCTGTGACAATTGTGGTCTGAGAGGACCTTTAGTCTTGTGCCCATGCCCTGTATTTCAGATATGTTTTGTAATAAACCCGTGTTCAGAATTTGACATTCGCTTCCCGCTTCATTACAGAacttgtggggggggggggggcaagttTAACGTATGGCTTCACGATGAACAGCATAGAGCATGGCTAACAAGGCCTTAATAGTAGATTAAAAAGGTCTAATGAGTGCAAGttagatttttagctgtttgtgtCATATCTTctcatttaatgtaatattttgttaaaatggtgtagaaggcagaggtgttaaccactatgCTATCCAACCAAATGCCGTGAATGTATCAGGTTGTATTTATCATCTCAtgtaatttctgaataattcagttctTGAGAGAGGGTCATTTGGAGTAAACCTACAAGAAGTTTGGGGGTCTTTTATCTGTGTGGTCTCTGAAGATGCACTCCAGGTCCCAACAGCTTGAGAAAAGCAGGACCACCAGGGCAAGGGATCAGCAAAGGAGGCCAAGAGGTGTATGACTGGGGGCAActagcttaaaggggaattggtgtgaaatggttcattgtagagactcgGATTTCTTGCAATTTTATTTCCTAACCAAAACGACGAgtaaacctacacgtgtcttcacACCTTCAGACGCAGTGTTAATGATCAATCAGTGTTAAAATGGTCATAAATCTTAAAATAGGTTTTCTTTGGAGAGTGCTTTGGCTCACATTTTCCTACATGTACTCTTCCACCGTGAATGGATtgaaataaatagatttaaatACGTTTTAAGCCTAAACGTTATCGCAAAAATATCAAGAACGGAATATGTCAGACGTTGGGTATTGTTTATGGAACAAATTAAAGTAATAACGTTTAGcgagggaacttttagaggtcGACATCAGGAACAATTCCGACCCGGTATATTTCtacaaaccgctctgaatgattttACACCGCagacatttaattatgtagaatttctttgttgaaaaatcggtggagtttcCCTTCAACGGGAGGACTACGATATCACGGCTGTCAAAGGCGGGAGAAACGGTTAACGTTAACGCGCGAGCCGCAGTTAGCCGGTGAGCTAACTAATTCACCTCAGCGGTCTGAGCCATTTTTTAGCAGTGATTAACTGTTAAAAACGACAATTTTAGACgtttaatctttaaaaaaaaactaaagtctGAACATTTATACGTTAAGTTGACTTACCTTCGACTAAATATTTGTGTACAGAGTGTCCGACTAACTGAGCGGAGTTACGTTTTAGCGAGTGCTGCCTTCAGAAACGAAGCCAAACGAGGGAAACTTTCTCGGTTAACAGCCGAAGTCTGGCTTGATTTAGGTAggataaaaactaaaaactcaACCAACGCCGAGCAAATGGCGACCAGACTGAAAAAacgaggaaaaacaaaacaggaaactGCTGAGGTAAGACACCAAAAACCAAGATACTAGTAGCTACAAGGTAGGTAAGTTTTCAGGTAGCTGTCTTTGTTCTTCGTTCGAAttttcaagttccaccttaaatggtacaggcTGCCGCAGTTACAATAGAAAGGTAATCGCATTCGGAATGGAGCGCTgcatgatttaaggtggaacgggggaatttgaccaagaagctggcgaataggaatcCAAATTCACCCTCGTTTGCATATTGCTGTTATATTGCTCTGTCTCGTGTACAAAATCCAGTAAAAGTGACTTCGTTACGCCAGTAAAATGTAGGATACAGGCTTAAAATAACACCAGAAGGGACGACATTTTAATGACCAAGGAGTCATTGAGCCCATAATTTTGCTCCATTGCTGATTAATAGTGTAACATTATGctctcaaaaagatggttcttcaggggttctttagtaaatacagtgattctgtatagaattgtgaacattcaaagagccatttgcatgcttaaatggttcttttacgTGGTGAATGGTTCCttacattgatggagaatgttttataagctatatggttctgtatagaacctttttgaaagtggttctgtatagcaccaaaaagggctcttctattgttatgatgtcaggctggtcacaacagcagaaccctttttggtgctacacactgttagaaataaaggttctctgcaggtacatttttcgttcatcgaGGGACAAACGATGCAAACCTTCTCTCAAAGCTGCAGCAGTGGGTTTAACTTCCAGTTGTGAACCTTACATAAGTTTTTCAAATAGGTTCCTTTTCAAAAgctcatgttttaaaacagaacaataaaataaaaagcctggagaggagacggggtgtgtggggtCGGTAGAaccagaaaatatcatttcaatggattatggaacaattatgttcccggactaaaggtactgagatatacccttgagggtcctgccccagtgacagcttagtacctttttttctgagagtgtacagaaccattttcaagtgATCGTATAGATGCCATTGGTTTCATTGACGGTGTGAGGTTGATGGTCAATCtaatggtttggattttttcatGACAAAGCAAATTCATTACATTTCTAAATGGCCAAATGTGGCAGAATATAATAACCTTTTGTGAGATATCTTCAAAACCCTTtggatatctggttcctatcaccactacacTGAAAGATTCTGAAAGTTTCTCTTGAGCAGtatatttcacaccaaactgctctaaATTATCCCAtatacatcttaaccatttcattatgcgtacattttgagaaatttttGGAATTacccagtcgtgggctggaggttagggaactggccatgtgaccggaaggttgcaggttcaatccccagggccgacagtccatgactgaggtgtccttgagcaagacacctaacccccaattgctccccgggtgctgtggattgggctgcccaccgctccgggcaagtgtgctcactgccccctagtgtgtgtgtctgttcactagtgtgtatgtggtgtttcacttcacggatgggttaaatgcagtggtggagtttccctgtttgtgggattaataaagtatcacttaacctAACTTATTCTGGTGGGAAGACACAAATACGGTCCAACACCTTATTACTAAAACAATTAAAGCATAGTAGCAATCGTTGTTTCCCTCATTTTGTCCATCCATTTTAATATCTGAGCTTATTTGCTGCTTAAAAACTTCGTTAGTTAGCATTGTTAGTTGTAACAGTACTCTAAATTGTGCTCCAATGTTATTACATTGTCAGCAATTATAAACGTGAAGCGGTGTTTCATGCATCATAAGTGgtctttttgtattttctctttctaGTGGGACAGCTTATTCCTCCAAGAACTGAGCACAGAAGAACAATCTTTGGTCTTTGTAAAACGAATGCTAGTGCTTGCAGTGTCCTCCATAACCTACCTACGGGGAATATTTCCAGAAGACGCCTATCGATCTCGCTATTTAGAAGGTGACCAAATGGCCTCTGGCTTTTTTCAGTTGAACACAAAATGGATTAGCTGTCGTTTAGACCTCCCAGTCAATCAGTTTGCCTCAGTTAAATTTGAACAGTTATATTTTCTAGCTGGACATGTTCATAACATAACAAAAAGCAAAGGTTGTCTGACCTTTCTCAGCTAAGTTGTACATTCATACATAGAAACAAACACAACTATCCGCAAAA
This window of the Pygocentrus nattereri isolate fPygNat1 chromosome 2, fPygNat1.pri, whole genome shotgun sequence genome carries:
- the prdx1 gene encoding peroxiredoxin-1 — protein: MAAGKAKIGQLAPDFTAKAVMPDGQFKDLKLSDYRGKYVVFFFYPLDFTFVCPTEIIAFSDAAEEFKKIDCEVIGASVDSHFCHLAWINTPRKQGGLGHMKVPLVADTLRSISKDYGVLKEDEGIAYRGLFIIDDKGILRQITINDLPVGRSVDETLRLVQAFQFTDKHGEVCPAGWKPGKDTIKPDVQKSKDFFSKQN